In Syntrophales bacterium, one genomic interval encodes:
- the tsaB gene encoding tRNA (adenosine(37)-N6)-threonylcarbamoyltransferase complex dimerization subunit type 1 TsaB — protein MLTLAIDTSTKTASIALLDDDMVLAEVLISLNLHHCATLLPAMENLTRMAGITPGKVDLLVCTIGPGLFTGLRIGVSTVKGLALTTGRPVVGVSTLDALALNLVYLSMTICPMLDAGKKHVYTAIYKMGRKDIPEKIGEEMIANVGKFLENLDKDEDIIFVGDGAVKHRELIKEILPERSFLAFAHHQFIRAAAVGMLGRRKFNDGDILDSVTFTPRYLRPFGA, from the coding sequence ATGCTTACCTTAGCCATTGATACCTCTACAAAAACGGCCAGTATTGCCCTCCTTGACGACGATATGGTCCTCGCCGAGGTCCTCATAAGCTTAAATTTACATCATTGTGCAACATTGCTGCCGGCTATGGAAAACCTTACCAGAATGGCAGGCATAACACCGGGCAAGGTGGACCTTCTGGTATGTACCATTGGACCCGGCTTATTTACCGGGTTGAGAATCGGTGTAAGTACTGTCAAAGGGCTTGCCCTAACAACGGGCAGACCGGTTGTCGGCGTCTCAACTCTGGATGCCCTTGCCCTGAACCTCGTCTATTTGTCAATGACAATCTGCCCCATGTTAGACGCCGGTAAAAAACATGTATACACGGCCATTTACAAAATGGGTCGGAAGGATATACCGGAAAAAATAGGAGAGGAAATGATCGCCAATGTCGGGAAGTTTTTGGAAAATCTTGACAAAGATGAGGATATTATCTTCGTAGGTGATGGGGCTGTAAAACACAGGGAACTCATAAAAGAGATATTGCCTGAGAGGTCATTTCTTGCCTTCGCTCATCATCAATTTATCAGGGCGGCAGCGGTAGGCATGTTGGGGAGGAGAAAATTTAATGATGGTGATATCCTTGATTCTGTTACCTTTACGCCCCGGTATCTCCGCCCCTTCGGGGCGTAA